Proteins from a genomic interval of Amycolatopsis sp. cg13:
- a CDS encoding VOC family protein, with the protein MGLEMGMITVDCAEPQRLAEFWTAALGVSVAADYGEFVMLEGPASGGPRLGLQRVPEPRSGKNRVHVDFGADDREAEVRRLVRLGAVELGQHQVPGLEWTVLEDPEGNVFCVSAKGAH; encoded by the coding sequence ATGGGTTTGGAGATGGGCATGATCACCGTCGACTGCGCCGAGCCGCAGCGCCTGGCGGAGTTCTGGACAGCGGCACTGGGCGTATCGGTGGCGGCGGACTACGGCGAGTTCGTGATGCTGGAGGGTCCTGCGTCGGGCGGGCCTCGGCTGGGGTTGCAGCGGGTGCCGGAGCCGCGGAGCGGGAAGAACCGCGTGCACGTGGACTTCGGCGCGGACGACCGTGAGGCCGAGGTCCGGCGACTGGTCAGGCTTGGTGCGGTGGAGCTGGGGCAGCATCAGGTGCCCGGGCTGGAGTGGACGGTGCTGGAGGATCCGGAGGGGAATGTGTTTTGTGTGTCCGCGAAGGGGGCGCATTGA